The genomic stretch CAAAATGTTCGAtttaatgtttattttttttcatgtttttcATGCTTGATACAATATGTTTGAGACTTATAGTTGATTTGATAGTTTAATTTTGATtaggttttatttttatttatgatttataattataatttatatagacTTATTATCCAGAGATAAACATATGACATGAGATATCTCTTACATTTGGAACCCAAGGTGATAAGATAAaacttcagaataatatattgatGACTTGGTTCCACAATGATATTACACAAGAATTTTTATATGTGACAAGTTATTTTGGATCATTTATCATATGATTGTTTAAAACTTTTGAAGTCTATCTTTTAACTTGTattgattataaaatatttacttaaaTATTTACTTGTGAGATTATAAGTTTATACTTCGATAGGGTGATAGTTTATTTATATTTGCTTTTTTATGTTATTAAAGGACCTTGTGATATTACTAAGAACATTAGATATTTAAGTATATGTCAGATACATATCTAGTGTGACCAAAATTAACATTAAAACTACTgactttaaataaataaattaataaaaatcacATCTCAAGGAAACAAAATTAATGTAATCCAAAAATCAaatgccaatatatatatatatatatatatatatataacttccaACATGACCAACCCGATTCTGAACAAAACAGCAATTTCACTAAGTTTTCATCGTTTTGTTTATATTAAGAAACATTTATAGCAAAGGAAATAGAAAAATaaggaaaataataaaatatttttttttaaaaaatacacaTTATGTTTCCACTTTTCTATGCATTAGAGACATATTAACTCATTTCATACTTGCGTGAATTcctaaaaaaaaatttactttttaaaatttctaatagaacgtttttattttaaaaaaaaatctaaaacagTTCCCCTGATtctatgaaaaaaaaatcattttatctttttcttttcattgaatCTATTGTCGCCTCCGTTGTTTTATCGTGACCTGTAGCTCTCGCATGCAGGGTCACCCCTCAATGACTTCAATCACGCACAATTATCGTGGACTACTTAGGTTTTAACGAGAGCAATATTGGATACGGTGGCTAATAAGCTGAGTTACACAAAGATGGAACAAAGgagtaaaattataatttaaaaaatattatttaaaattttgtttacatgaAGAATTTTAAAAAAGTTAATAGCCATGCTTATTTCGAATGTATGATATTGAACAAAATGACTCATTTTCCATTTCTTTGTttcagccaacagaatttgaagttaTTTAGTATTTGATTTAATTTATAGATGTGAATGGAAGAAATTGGTGACCAGCTATGTGTTTAATCAAACTTAAATACCACAATGAAATGATTTTACTATTATTTAGTAATCAAACTTTATTTAGTATTATTTAAATgaacttaaataattttactatagAAATCATGTTTAATCAAACTAAAATAATACAGCTATGTGTTTAATGTAATTTTTAATTTTCAATGGGGTTAACCATAGTTAAGATGCTTTAAATACCACAATGATAAAACCAAAACACACGCACATAACATTTCATACAACGCATCTTAAACGTTTATATCATCATTCATTAATAGTCCTCAAaggttataaatttaaattaaaacttCAACTAACAGTAAGTTAACTATCTTACTAAGATAAACTACAATTGCATCAATGCAAATTTTCAGGTTTTGGAGGAATCCGTATATACtaattgactatatatatatatatattaattctcTCCTAAAAATAAAACACACCTAAATTGACATTAATTAAAggatattaatataaattataattaaatacacCTCAATGCATTATACAATTTTCTAAAGGATTTAAATacgaattaaaaaaatttaagtaaccattaatttaaatatatgtaaCTCTGTTTTGAGAAATTCCCAAGGAACATTGAATTTTTCTTCTGTATTTTCTGAACCAGATTAACCCGTTAAATTGTAAACCAAACCAAAATGTCGTACGATGTGGTTCGCTTCGATTTGGCGGTTTACTGGCGGGACAAATTAAAGGCCGGCTCGATTTGACATTCGAACGTTGAGCCGTCCGGCCGCCTTTTTCTTGATTGGGTGACAAATTAAAGGCCGGTTCGATTTGACGATTCGAACGTTGAACCGTCCGGGCGTCGTTTTCTTGGATTGGATCTCAAAAATGAGGAAGCACACTTTACTTGGCACGAGGGCGTCTCTCCCCACTGGTCCGTCTGTACTCCCACGGATCGTGACTTGAAGCATGGCTAGCCGTTGATCTGATTCCAATCCAACGGTGCGGGTTTCTCTATCCGAGGCCTCGAGCCCACTCGCCACTATATATCCGCATCGGCAATACATCTCTTTCGCCAACTCACTCGTTCGTGACTCAGTCGGGCCGTGTGAACTCGTTCCATCTTTACTCCATTCCCAAGTCAACCAGGAGCGTCCTAAAGTGGTGGTGTGGCTATGGACGGCGGAGGGAGCAAGGTGAAGAAGGGAGCCGCTGGCCGGAGGGGTGGTGGCCCCAAGAAGAAGCCCGTCTCACGGTCCGTCAAGGCCGGCCTCCAGTTCCCCGTCGGTCGCATCGGCCGCTTCCTCAAGAAGGGCCGGTACGCCCAGCGCGTCGGCGCCGGCGCTCCCGTCTACCTCGCCGCCGTGCTCGAATACCTGGCAGCCGAGGTGCTTTCTCGAACCCCCATCATCGTCGCCTACCTCGCCCGCGGCATCTCCGTCTTCTCATGATCTTCCCTTTGCTTGGATATTTAGGTCTTGGAGTTGGCCGGGAATGCGGCGCGTGACAACAAGAAGAACCGGATCATACCGAGGCACGTCTTGCTTGCCATCAGGAACGACGAGGAGCTCGGGAAGCTTCTCGCTGGGGTGACCATCGCGCACGGAGGGGTTCTGCCCAACATTAACCCTGTTCTTCTGCCGAAGAAGACTGACAAGGGTGGCAAGGAGCCCAAGTCGCCATCGAAGGGCACCAAGTCACCGAAGAAAGACTAGGGTTAGCGGATATGAAAGGGGGTTTCTATCTCCTGCAATTCCTCTTCTTTGTGTATTTTGTAGGACTGGAATAGTGTAGGTGGAAGAAAGAGATGAATTAGATGAAGCCAAATGTTTCTTCTTCCTATGTTTTCATGCAATGTTAATGATAGTAGTGATTTATATGTGATTTGGTGTGGTTTTATTTGGTTTGACTTTGCACTTTTTCGTGAAAGGGACAACAGCCACTGTAAGAAATTGGGAGttttggaggaggaagaaggttaATGGGCTTTGTTATTATGTGTTATACGAGAGGGTTCCTTTGGAGTGATTGAAATATTCTTTTTATGGCATGAAAACCAGTCTTTCTTTGGTAGCTGTCAATTGAATCTTTAATGACGGTTCTATACCAAAGAGTCTCTTTGATGATTCTATAGGGTGATGGTTGCTGTGGCTTTGGTTGATGAGATCAACTTGTATCGGCTGATGGTGCTATTGAGGGAGGGTTTGTGCTTTTTGATTATTCATTATATTTGCAATGTGATGTGCATGTAAGAGTTAATATGAATTGCAATTAGGGAGATACTGACTTGCAACTTGAGAAGGAAAATAGATAATAAAGTCCCTAATTTGCAGGGGCTAGCATTGGACGTGCAGTTTCAGGCACTAAGAAAAATAATGTTCTACTCTAATTGTTGTTTTGTTGATTTGATTTACATCATGATAGATTAATTCAGTTTGTATGACTATCATGTATTCTTAGATTTTTATTGCATGCATCTTTGAAGATGGGAAATTAAAGAGATTGATGCTAATGAGGGTAACATATGATGCCAGATGACATATAAATTACTAGAACAGTGTAATGATGTTGAAGAAAAGTGAGATATTACATATGACAAGTATCCTTTTCTTACAAttgaattaggaatattgattcCTATGGAAGATGTTGGTATGTGTAATAAATCTCCAAATGATAAGTCATGTTCATATAACATCCATGTGTTGTTCATATTTGCTGGTAGAACTAGCACATCCAAAATTGTTAAATGCCTATTTGATATATGCACTTCAGATTTCAATTTAGCTCCACAAAATTTTGTACTAAATGTTACCACAACCATGCGATGCAGAATATGAGCAGTCACTTTTGCGTATCATATGTAACTATTACTAAATGATAGCTGCCGTATATAAAATCACTATGTGGAAATGACCAATTACTTTCAGCTCCATTTGTCAAGATGCCTCCTACTTCCTCGAGTATTCGACAATGCAAGTGCCATAAAGGTCCCTGCAAATAGAGTTCAAAGAATTAAAATGATTAGAACAGTCTTAAGCAAATATCACAAACATCACTTAGATATATATTGTTAAAAGAATATCTATACAAGACAAACAACCCAAGAATATACATGCAGAATCACACGGAGGCCGAGAGTTTTATAACGGTCTGCATGTGATAAGACTTGAGGTCTGAGAAGTGAGAACAACATTTGATGAGGAAAAGTTCCCTCTTGCAGTAAAATTTTACATGCTTTTAATTTCATCTGTCTGCCCAAGCATTCGGCAGGGATGACTTCCTAGAACTAAAAGATTAGAACTAAGAAACATGATAATTACTTACATGGAGTGTTGAATGGCTTTCTTTATAAGCTGAAGATGCAGACAGGATGTCATTCACAGCAACTTCCttgttctcctttttcttatCTGAATATCTTGTTCAAGGACAGGCTTTGATGAAGCAAAACCTCTAATGGCACAGAATTTTGTGAGAGACATCAGAATTCGAGTCTCTTTAGCAACACACACCAGTGTTCTAGAAACATAAGTCCAGTGATTCAATTGACAGTATTTGTCTGCTTATTTACATAAACTGCAAAAAAGTTGGTCATGTTTAGTCTGTGTTAGTAGATATAAACGCCTGATTTCAGCTAAACGATGACATGGCAGCTTGTTGATATCATTGTAATGGTTGTATTCAGGGTCATCCGCACAAACAGCAATTATCTTGTCATCTTTCTCCCCGTTTCCAACATCATAAATTGCATCAACATGGCTTTTACCAAAGTTAAGCAATCATCAGAAGCATTATATAACAATATGTGAATCACTAATGCTTCAATTTACAAAATCAGTTC from Musa acuminata AAA Group cultivar baxijiao chromosome BXJ1-3, Cavendish_Baxijiao_AAA, whole genome shotgun sequence encodes the following:
- the LOC103978585 gene encoding histone H2A — encoded protein: MDGGGSKVKKGAAGRRGGGPKKKPVSRSVKAGLQFPVGRIGRFLKKGRYAQRVGAGAPVYLAAVLEYLAAEVLELAGNAARDNKKNRIIPRHVLLAIRNDEELGKLLAGVTIAHGGVLPNINPVLLPKKTDKGGKEPKSPSKGTKSPKKD